From Pyramidobacter piscolens W5455:
TCAGACATTTTTCGTCCCCCTCCTACTGCAAGTCGATGCGCGGATCAATGAAAACGTAGAGCAGGTCCACGATGAAGTTGATGAACACGAACATCACCGCCACGAACAGAATGTAAGCGGCGATGATCGGCCGGTCGGCGCTGGTCACGGCGTCGATGAGCATCTTGCCGATGCCCGGCCAGGCGTAGATCGTCTCCGTGATCGTCGTGAACGCGATCAGATTGCCCAGCTGCAGTCCGAAAACCGTCACCACCGGGATCAGCGTGTTCTTGAGCGCGTGGCCGAACAGCACCTTGCGGTTGGGCACGCCCTTGGCGCGCGCGAACTTGACGTAATCCTGGCGCATGTTCTCCTGCATCCCCGCGCGCGTGAGGCGGATGATCGTCGCCACGTTGCCCAGCGCCAGCGTGATCGACGGCAGGATGATGTGCGCCCAGCCGTCGGCGGTGGCGAGGCTGGTTGTGATGCCGAAGATCACGCCCGTTTCGCCGCGCCCGGAAACAGGCAGGATGCCGAGATACAGCCCGAAGAAATAAATCATCACCATGCCGATCCAGAACGACGGCATGGAGATCCCGGCGATGGACATGGCCATAACGCTTTTGCTGAAACGGCTCTTCGGGTACGCGCCGGACCATACGCCCAGCGGGATGCCGAGAAAGAT
This genomic window contains:
- a CDS encoding ABC transporter permease; the protein is MLQFLVKRLTQLVLVVLVVSLIVFVLTSVLGNPVYLMVRENATPEEIAAVSAYLGLDKPLYVQYWIFVKNVLNGNFGQSYMYHLPALALITERLPATLDIVAVAMVLSIFLGIPLGVWSGAYPKSRFSKSVMAMSIAGISMPSFWIGMVMIYFFGLYLGILPVSGRGETGVIFGITTSLATADGWAHIILPSITLALGNVATIIRLTRAGMQENMRQDYVKFARAKGVPNRKVLFGHALKNTLIPVVTVFGLQLGNLIAFTTITETIYAWPGIGKMLIDAVTSADRPIIAAYILFVAVMFVFINFIVDLLYVFIDPRIDLQ